In one window of Campylobacter hepaticus DNA:
- a CDS encoding DUF2130 domain-containing protein codes for MQNLNQNEQIKCPNCMSFIDINAVLYSQILNKAEQEIQKRKQEFESEMNDKKIKYAKVLNELKTQQMNQENIINEQVKQKISIEVDKLKQEFFMQTQNFQKEFSEKFKKEHEDELKTMQEELDKKSAILSQLYNIKAENEKLKREQKENEERLKLQIKQEAFKEFQEGENKRFEIEREKIRFDYERRIDEEKMEVKKLQIQLNSVNQELDVAKRKIDQGSQQLQGEVAELLVQEYIQNEYLGDEVKEVPKGVNGADCLHIIKDNFGNVCGSILYEVKRTKEFNKEWLDKLKLDSIAAKSDIAVLITKTMPKEKEKTHYKEGILICTFNEFKGVLAVLRESIMNAYKLKNTLKNKDEKNYILYEYLNSKEFNTQITFILKTYQKMKEELEAEKRAFQNIWKKREKAIEHLSFNSTAIVSSLNAIFSDLKGGNLIGEEGLKSLENLAKEEDLF; via the coding sequence ATGCAAAATTTAAATCAAAATGAACAAATTAAATGTCCAAATTGTATGAGTTTTATTGATATAAATGCAGTTTTGTATTCACAAATTTTAAATAAAGCAGAGCAAGAAATTCAAAAACGTAAGCAAGAATTTGAAAGTGAAATGAATGATAAAAAAATTAAATATGCTAAAGTTTTAAATGAGCTTAAAACTCAACAAATGAACCAAGAAAATATTATAAATGAACAAGTAAAGCAAAAAATTTCTATAGAGGTAGATAAGCTTAAACAAGAATTTTTTATGCAAACGCAAAATTTCCAAAAAGAATTTAGTGAAAAATTTAAAAAAGAGCATGAAGATGAACTTAAAACCATGCAAGAAGAATTAGATAAAAAAAGTGCAATATTAAGTCAATTATATAACATAAAAGCTGAAAATGAAAAACTTAAAAGAGAGCAAAAAGAAAACGAGGAAAGATTAAAATTGCAAATTAAACAAGAAGCTTTTAAAGAATTTCAAGAAGGAGAAAATAAGCGTTTTGAGATTGAAAGAGAAAAAATACGTTTTGATTATGAAAGGCGTATAGACGAAGAAAAAATGGAAGTTAAAAAGCTTCAAATACAGCTTAATAGTGTAAATCAAGAACTTGATGTAGCAAAACGTAAGATAGATCAAGGTTCGCAACAACTTCAAGGCGAGGTAGCAGAATTACTTGTTCAAGAATATATTCAAAATGAATATTTGGGTGATGAAGTTAAAGAGGTGCCAAAAGGTGTAAATGGAGCAGATTGTTTACATATAATTAAGGATAATTTTGGAAATGTTTGCGGCAGTATTTTATATGAGGTTAAACGTACGAAAGAATTTAATAAAGAATGGCTTGATAAACTTAAACTTGATAGTATAGCAGCAAAAAGTGATATAGCGGTTTTAATTACAAAAACTATGCCAAAAGAAAAAGAAAAAACGCATTATAAAGAAGGAATTTTAATTTGTACTTTTAACGAGTTTAAAGGGGTTTTAGCTGTGCTTAGAGAAAGTATTATGAATGCTTATAAATTAAAAAATACTTTAAAAAATAAGGATGAAAAAAATTATATTTTATATGAGTATTTAAATTCTAAGGAGTTTAATACTCAAATTACTTTTATACTTAAAACTTATCAAAAAATGAAAGAAGAATTAGAAGCTGAAAAAAGAGCCTTTCAAAATATATGGAAAAAAAGAGAAAAAGCTATAGAGCATTTAAGCTTTAATTCTACAGCTATAGTAAGTTCTTTAAATGCTATATTTAGTGATTTAAAAGGTGGAAATTTAATAGGAGAAGAAGGGCTTAAAAGTCTTGAAAATTTAGCTAAAGAAGAAGATTTGTTTTAA
- a CDS encoding multidrug effflux MFS transporter: MQKHTQIHGFTKFKLIFILALMSSIAPFSTDMYLPALTHIKQSFQTNSFLTQLSIASFFIAFSIGQLIYGPLSDIYGRKIPALTGMFIFIISSLLCALIDNIYIFIALRFFQALGGCAGVVIARAIVNDLFEIKEATGIFALMMVFVSLAPMLAPSFGGFLLKYFSWHSIFITLFILGILVFLMIFFSFKESKSYFINQKFSYYSTIKNYKLVLNDKQFLTYILCASLALAAMFAYITGSSFVFTQFFNLNEQKFALFFGINALGFIICANINTRLIYYFKNEKILAKALIIMFISSIILLINAFFYPHFLLFEISIFTSIAMLGFIAPNTTTLAMARFKKHSGTASATLGTVQFAFAGLISFIVGIANANTPVMLAFIMCTCILMANMIYFLNKFKILKE, encoded by the coding sequence ATGCAAAAACACACTCAAATTCATGGCTTTACAAAATTTAAACTCATATTCATACTTGCCTTAATGTCAAGCATTGCTCCATTTTCTACAGACATGTATTTACCTGCACTCACTCATATAAAACAAAGCTTTCAAACCAACTCCTTTTTAACTCAACTTAGTATAGCAAGTTTTTTTATTGCTTTTTCTATAGGACAACTTATATATGGCCCATTAAGCGATATTTACGGACGCAAAATTCCTGCTTTAACAGGAATGTTTATCTTTATTATCTCAAGCTTATTATGCGCACTTATTGATAATATCTACATTTTTATTGCTTTAAGATTTTTTCAAGCACTTGGAGGTTGTGCTGGGGTAGTAATTGCAAGAGCAATTGTAAATGATTTATTTGAAATTAAAGAAGCAACTGGTATTTTTGCTTTGATGATGGTTTTTGTCTCTCTTGCTCCTATGCTTGCACCTAGTTTTGGAGGGTTTTTATTAAAATATTTTTCATGGCATAGCATTTTTATAACTTTATTTATTTTAGGAATTTTAGTTTTTTTAATGATATTTTTTAGCTTTAAAGAATCAAAATCTTATTTTATCAATCAAAAATTTTCTTATTACAGTACAATAAAAAACTATAAATTAGTTTTAAATGATAAACAATTTTTAACCTATATACTTTGCGCCTCCTTAGCCTTAGCAGCTATGTTTGCTTATATTACAGGTTCAAGTTTTGTTTTTACACAATTTTTTAATTTAAACGAACAAAAATTTGCCTTATTTTTTGGTATTAATGCTTTAGGATTTATCATTTGTGCAAATATAAATACAAGATTGATATATTATTTTAAAAATGAAAAAATACTTGCAAAAGCTTTAATAATAATGTTTATATCTAGTATTATTTTACTTATAAATGCCTTTTTTTATCCTCATTTTTTACTTTTTGAAATAAGCATTTTTACAAGTATAGCCATGCTTGGTTTTATTGCACCCAATACCACAACTTTAGCTATGGCAAGATTTAAAAAACATAGTGGAACAGCTTCTGCTACACTTGGCACGGTACAATTTGCTTTTGCAGGTTTAATTTCTTTTATAGTTGGAATTGCCAATGCTAACACACCTGTAATGCTTGCTTTTATAATGTGTACTTGTATTTTAATGGCAAATATGATATATTTTCTAAATAAATTTAAAATATTAAAGGAGTAA
- a CDS encoding SIMPL domain-containing protein codes for MKTNAFIISLAIILASLILAISFYKSFSEFKSLQRSVTVKGLSQKDVEADTLIFPIKFTRSSNNLSNLYQELDQDKQNIIKFLEEQGVKSNEISHSAPNIIDKLSDPYSSDNQTIYRYVGTGNLLLYTNNVKLGKTILEKISKLIKEGVVLKIDDYDIEYLYTKLNDIKPQMIEEATINARNSAIKFAQDSKSSLGKIKKASQGQFSISNRDKNTPYIKTIRVVSTIEYYLKD; via the coding sequence ATGAAAACAAATGCTTTTATAATATCATTAGCTATCATACTAGCTAGTTTAATACTTGCTATAAGTTTTTATAAAAGCTTTAGTGAATTTAAAAGCCTACAAAGAAGTGTAACTGTTAAAGGTTTAAGTCAAAAAGATGTAGAGGCTGATACTTTGATATTCCCTATAAAATTTACAAGATCAAGCAACAATCTTAGCAATTTATATCAAGAACTAGATCAAGATAAGCAAAATATAATCAAATTCTTAGAAGAACAAGGTGTAAAATCAAATGAAATAAGTCATAGTGCTCCAAATATTATAGACAAATTAAGCGATCCTTATAGTAGCGATAATCAAACTATATACAGATATGTAGGCACAGGAAATTTACTCTTATATACTAACAATGTAAAACTTGGTAAAACCATATTAGAAAAAATTTCAAAACTTATAAAAGAAGGGGTAGTGCTAAAAATTGATGATTATGATATAGAATATCTTTACACAAAACTTAATGACATAAAACCACAAATGATAGAAGAAGCTACAATCAATGCAAGAAATTCAGCAATCAAATTTGCTCAAGATTCAAAAAGCAGTTTAGGAAAAATAAAAAAAGCATCCCAGGGACAATTTAGCATAAGCAATAGAGATAAAAATACTCCTTATATCAAAACTATAAGAGTAGTATCAACCATAGAATACTATTTAAAAGATTAA
- the ggt gene encoding gamma-glutamyltransferase — translation MRYLIMLIISFTLGFGAANAPIKDKSGTGLVLSSHELANKIGKSVLDKGGNAIDAAVAVGYALAVVHPSAGNIGGGGFAVIHLANGENTTLDFREMAPLKASKDMYLDSKGEVIKDASTIGYLAAGVPGTVKGMSAMLERYGTMKLSDLIEPAIKLAEKGYLINDRQEQTMLEVKDIFKQFSTSSKYFLKKDGSTYKSGDLFIQKDLAKTLKLIAKEGPDAFYKGKIADLIVADMVKNKGIISKEDLASYQAIWRKPIKGSYRGYDIISMSPPSSGGAHIVQILNIMENADIENLGFGSSKTLHIMAEAMRQVYADRSEYLGDPDFVNIPLDKLTSKEYAKKIYTNIPKDKAIPSSQVKPGLGQIHEGTNTTHYSVLDSKGNAVSITYTINASYGSGAAVEGAGFLLNDEMDDFSIKPGVPNLYGLVGGQANAIEPKKRPLSSMSPTIILKDGKVFMVVGSPGGSRIITTVLQVISNVIDHKMDISTAVESPRFHMQWLPDEIRTEPFGIIKDVQIKLEKMGYKITQKPYMGDVNAIMVDPKTGKILGSMDTRKEF, via the coding sequence ATGCGTTATTTGATTATGCTTATCATTTCATTCACATTAGGTTTTGGTGCTGCTAATGCGCCCATAAAAGATAAAAGCGGCACAGGACTTGTTTTATCAAGTCATGAACTAGCTAATAAAATAGGCAAATCTGTTCTTGACAAAGGAGGAAATGCCATAGATGCAGCTGTTGCTGTGGGCTATGCTTTAGCTGTAGTGCATCCTTCAGCAGGTAATATAGGAGGTGGCGGTTTTGCTGTTATCCACTTAGCAAATGGTGAAAATACAACTCTTGATTTTAGAGAAATGGCTCCTTTAAAAGCAAGCAAAGATATGTATCTTGATAGCAAAGGAGAAGTAATTAAAGATGCCTCTACTATAGGTTATTTAGCAGCTGGTGTACCAGGAACAGTTAAAGGGATGAGTGCAATGCTAGAACGCTATGGTACCATGAAATTAAGCGACTTAATAGAACCTGCTATAAAACTAGCTGAAAAAGGCTATCTTATCAATGATAGACAAGAACAAACTATGCTAGAAGTCAAAGATATATTTAAACAATTTAGTACTTCAAGTAAATATTTCCTTAAAAAGGATGGTAGCACTTATAAAAGCGGAGATTTATTCATTCAAAAAGATTTAGCAAAAACCTTAAAACTCATTGCTAAAGAAGGACCAGATGCTTTTTATAAAGGAAAAATTGCCGATTTAATAGTAGCTGATATGGTTAAAAACAAAGGTATTATAAGCAAAGAAGATTTAGCTTCATATCAAGCCATTTGGAGAAAACCCATAAAAGGCAGCTACAGAGGTTATGATATTATCTCCATGTCTCCACCTAGTAGTGGTGGTGCCCATATTGTACAAATTTTAAACATTATGGAAAATGCTGATATAGAAAATTTAGGTTTTGGAAGCTCTAAAACCTTACATATTATGGCAGAAGCAATGCGTCAAGTTTATGCAGATAGATCAGAATATTTAGGAGACCCTGATTTTGTAAATATTCCTCTTGATAAACTTACAAGTAAAGAATATGCTAAAAAAATTTATACAAACATTCCAAAAGATAAAGCTATACCAAGTTCACAAGTTAAACCAGGTTTAGGGCAAATTCATGAAGGTACCAACACAACTCATTATTCTGTACTAGATAGCAAAGGTAATGCAGTAAGTATTACTTATACTATTAATGCAAGTTATGGTTCAGGTGCTGCTGTAGAAGGTGCAGGATTTTTACTCAATGATGAAATGGATGATTTTTCAATCAAACCAGGAGTTCCAAATTTATATGGACTTGTAGGAGGACAAGCCAATGCCATAGAACCTAAAAAAAGACCTTTAAGCTCAATGAGTCCAACTATTATACTTAAAGATGGAAAAGTATTTATGGTAGTAGGTAGTCCAGGTGGATCTAGAATTATTACTACTGTCTTGCAAGTAATTTCAAATGTAATCGATCACAAAATGGATATTTCAACTGCGGTAGAATCTCCAAGATTTCATATGCAATGGTTACCTGATGAAATAAGAACAGAACCTTTTGGAATCATCAAAGATGTACAAATTAAACTTGAAAAAATGGGATATAAAATTACGCAAAAACCTTATATGGGAGATGTAAATGCTATAATGGTTGATCCAAAAACAGGAAAAATCTTAGGGTCTATGGATACAAGAAAAGAATTTTAA